A genomic region of Conger conger chromosome 6, fConCon1.1, whole genome shotgun sequence contains the following coding sequences:
- the LOC133130558 gene encoding pleckstrin homology domain-containing family F member 2-like, whose amino-acid sequence MGDPLAFTEQNTERILAVQALFGTLGKPLAKPGRVLVGEGYLLKLCRRSPQPKAFFLFNDVLVYGSVVILGRWYTKQQVLPLEAVSLEDTEDGLLMKNQWIIRTPRKSFYVSAASPEEKQAWMEHIRECRAERLRLTGGPAETRFAAVWVPDRASAICMRCCTRFSLAQRRHHCRHCGFVVCSACSRTRALIPDISPKPVRVCQPCHGSLQARGPPTAPRPTQTGRSRGQTSTDEGELSYEPSCVEDNDGQGYEDTSPSQWDPLNLVRQNSWSPYIDLTLQITDMGNV is encoded by the coding sequence ATGGGGGACCCGCTGGCCTTCACGGAGCAGAACACAGAGCGCATCCTGGCAGTGCAGGCTCTTTTCGGCACTTTGGGGAAGCCCTTGGCCAAGCCAGGCCGCGTGCTGGTCGGAGAGGGGTACCTGCTGAAGCTGTGCCGTCGCAGCCCACAGCCAAAGGCCTTCTTCCTCTTCAACGACGTGCTGGTGTACGGCAGCGTGGTCATCCTGGGCCGCTGGTACACCAAGCAGCAGGTGCTCCCGCTGGAGGCCGTGTCCCTGGAGGACACGGAGGACGGGCTGCTCATGAAGAACCAGTGGATCATCCGCACGCCCCGCAAGTCCTTCTACGTGTCGGCGGCCTCGCCCGAGGAGAAGCAGGCCTGGATGGAGCACATCAGGGAGTGCCGCGCCGAGAGGCTGCGCCTCACGGGCGGCCCGGCGGAGACCCGCTTCGCCGCCGTCTGGGTGCCCGACCGCGCCTCGGCCATCTGCATGCGCTGCTGCACGCGCTTCAGCCTGGCGCAGCGCCGCCATCACTGCAGGCACTGCGGATTCGTGGTGTGCAGCGCCTGCTCCAGGACCCGCGCCCTCATCCCCGACATCTCGCCCAAGCCTGTGCGCGTCTGCCAGCCGTGCCACGGGAGCCTGCAGGCCCGGGGGCCCCCCACGGCACCGCGCCCAACCCAAACCGGCCGCAGCCGCGGGCAAACCTCCACCGATGAAGGTGAGCTCTCGTACGAACCGTCCTGTGTGGAGGACAACGATGGACAGGGCTATGAAGACACTTCTCCCAGTCAGTGGGACCCACTGAACCTTGTCCGGCAGAACTCGTGGTCACCATACATAGATTTAACTCTCCAGATCACGGACATGGGCAACGTTTAA
- the LOC133131401 gene encoding pleckstrin homology domain-containing family F member 1-like: MGDPLAFTEQNTERILAVQALFGTLGKPLAKPGRVLVGEGHLLKLCHHSPQPKAFFLFNDVLVYGSVVILGRWYTKQQVLPLEAVSLEDTEDGLLMKNQWIIRTPRKSFYVSAASPEEKQAWMEHIRECRAERLRLTGGPAETRFAAVWVPDRASAICMRCCTRFSLAQRRHHCRHCGFVVCSACSRTRALIPDISPKPVRVCRPCHGSLQAPAPRSAKPAQCPTQTIFCFLRLMIYCLVKR, from the coding sequence ATGGGGGACCCGCTGGCCTTCACGGAGCAGAACACAGAGCGCATCCTGGCAGTGCAGGCTCTTTTCGGCACTTTGGGGAAGCCCTTGGCCAAGCCGGGCCGCGTGCTGgtcggagaggggcacctgctGAAGCTGTGTCATCACAGCCCACAGCCAAAGGCCTTCTTCCTCTTCAACGACGTGCTGGTGTACGGCAGTGTGGTCATCCTGGGCCGCTGGTACACCAAGCAGCAGGTGCTCCCGCTGGAGGCCGTGTCCCTGGAGGACACGGAGGACGGGCTGCTCATGAAGAACCAGTGGATCATCCGCACGCCCCGCAAGTCCTTCTACGTGTCGGCGGCCTCGCCCGAGGAGAAGCAGGCCTGGATGGAGCACATCAGGGAGTGCCGCGCCGAGAGGCTGCGCCTCACGGGCGGCCCGGCGGAGACCCGCTTCGCCGCCGTCTGGGTGCCCGACCGCGCCTCGGCCATCTGCATGCGCTGCTGCACGCGCTTCAGCCTGGCGCAGCGCCGCCATCACTGCAGGCACTGCGGATTCGTGGTGTGCAGCGCCTGCTCCAGGACCCGCGCCCTCATCCCCGACATCTCACCCAAGCCTGTGCGCGTCTGCCGGCCGTGCCACGGGAGCCTGCAGGCCCCGGCGCCCCGCTCAGCCAAACCGGCACAGTGCCCGACCCAAACCATCTTTTGTTTCCTAAGATTAATGATTTATTGCCTTGTGAAAAGATAG